The following are encoded together in the Tetrapisispora phaffii CBS 4417 chromosome 5, complete genome genome:
- the TPHA0E02520 gene encoding uncharacterized protein (similar to Saccharomyces cerevisiae YFR039C and SHE10 (YGL228W); ancestral locus Anc_3.546), translated as MRFINCVVSFICFILSIRLFYCSDDSIGKPLVHFLGGSANVGLYLDSVCHYSSPDTWSEYLDDKNGYYQKDIKPYFSALYHETVYPLYLESNKHLNEYYNIYLRKHVELAQQKIVDFINTNETTQKTLEKVNELYQQVSLLKQRLPHIIAEKSAQISKLFVSSLQILKKLLLSLQHYLITKYRLQLKQNEPIQNSQKYKEVTSTSVASTSATGTVAETNLVTGSSSANNNQEVIPLSEWEIVKEEFNAWFTTVDKKSSKVFDILDKDIDNYLKSKIEEWDPKLQDLFKEYQTVAKKHFNLIVAKLDNIECTNSIDKDTGKITYFDAKGETQLSEYVTRPIITKLFNDAEKEINALGKQISEHLISNVDMIDEEIKSIHDESVELYEEWADIMISEWSKRMAYIDIVAAHQDNEENNEDDDSNEETSKKYWRQFLKLKKRVIKTREGLINHNIDLISVNDYLSNIQNDFETIAKETTDYLTVLKTKSELLFEKRDLKDKKLEQAKIQSQKDESERIRKAQESKIESLKNAEIKSTSTESTTNITRKPISKETTTSKLTKKDINKDSKESTVNTN; from the coding sequence ATGAGGTTCATTAATTGTGTCGtttcatttatttgttttatattgtCCATTAGATTATTCTACTGTTCAGATGATAGTATTGGTAAGCCATTGGTACATTTCCTAGGTGGTTCTGCGAATGTGGGTTTATATTTAGATAGCGTGTGTCACTATTCCTCGCCTGATACATGGAGTGAATATTTAGATGACAAAAATGGATATTATCAAAAGGATATCAAACCGTACTTCAGTGCATTATATCATGAAACCGTTTATCcattatatttagaatCTAACAAGCATTTGaatgaatattataatatatatttaagaaaACATGTGGAGCTAGCACAACAAAAAATTGTGGATTTTATCAACACTAACGAAACTACCCAAAAGACACTTGAAAAGGTTAATGAACTATATCAGCAAGTATCGTTACTGAAACAAAGATTGCCACATATAATTGCAGAGAAAAGTGCTCaaatttctaaattatttgtatcCTCATTACAAAtcttaaaaaaattacttCTTTCATTACAGCATTAtctaataacaaaataCCGTTTGCAATTAAAACAGAATGAACCAATTCAAAACtcacaaaaatataaggAAGTTACAAGCACCTCTGTTGCTTCCACATCAGCTACTGGAACTGTCGCTGAAACAAATTTAGTCACTGGCTCATCTTCTGCTAATAACAATCAGGAAGTTATTCCATTATCGGAATGGGAAATTGTAAAGGAAGAATTTAATGCATGGTTTACCACAGTCGACAAGAAATCGTCTAAAGTATTCGATATTTTAGATaaagatattgataattatttaaaatcgAAAATAGAAGAATGGGATCCGAAATTACAAgatttattcaaagaatATCAGACAGTTGCAAAGAAACATTTCAACTTAATAGTAGCAAAACTTGATAATATCGAATGCACTAATTCTATAGATAAAGACACTGGTAAGATAACTTACTTCGATGCAAAGGGAGAAACACAATTATCAGAATATGTGACTAGACCAATCATTAccaaattatttaatgacGCAGAAAAAGAGATCAATGCCTTGGGGAAACAAATAAGTGAACATTTAATTAGCAATGTTGATATGATAGACGAAGAAATCAAATCAATCCATGACGAAAGTGTTGAATTGTATGAAGAATGGGCTGATATAATGATCAGCGAATGGTCCAAGAGAATGGCCTACATTGACATCGTTGCTGCTCATCAAGATAACGAAGAAAATAACGAGGACGATGACAGCAATGAGGAAACTTCTAAGAAATATTGGAGACaattcttaaaattaaagaaaagagTGATCAAAACAAGAGAAGGGTTAATCAACCATAACATAGATTTGATTTCGGTCAATGACTATTTAAGTAACATTcaaaatgattttgaaacaattgCTAAGGAAACTACCGATTACTTAACAGTATTGAAGACTAAATCCGAATTATTATTCGAAAAGAGAGATCTCAAGGATAAAAAACTAGAACAAGCAAAAATCCAAAGCCAGAAAGATGAGAGCGAGCGTATAAGAAAAGCACAAGAATCAAAGATAGAGAGTTTAAAGAATGCAGAGATCAAATCAACATCAACAGAATCCACCACAAACATCACAAGAAAACCAATTAGTAAAGAAACAACAACTTCTAAACTAACGAAAAAAGACATCAACAAAGATTCAAAGGAATCCACTGTCAAtacaaattga
- the SAH1 gene encoding adenosylhomocysteinase (similar to Saccharomyces cerevisiae SAH1 (YER043C); ancestral locus Anc_3.545): protein MSAPAHNYKIADISLAAFGRKEIELAENEMPGLMAIRKAYADVQPLSGARIAGCLHMTIQTAVLIETLVALGAEVTWSSCNIYSTQDHAAAAIAASGVPVFAWKGETEEEYLWCIEQQLFAFKDDKKLNLILDDGGDLTSLVHEKYPEMLTNCFGLSEETTTGVHHLYRMMKENKLKVPAINVNDSVTKSKFDNLYGCRESLIDGIKRATDVMLAGKVSVVAGYGDVGKGCAAALRGMGSRVIVTEIDPINALQAAMEGYEVNTMDAVASIGQVFVTTTGCRDIINGTHFEQMPEDAIVCNIGHFDIEIDVAWLKANAKECVNIKPQVDRYLMNSGRHIILLANGRLVNLGCATGHSSFVMSCSFSNQVLAQIALFKADDKAFRQKFVEFEKTGPFEVGVHVLPKILDEAVAKFHLGKLGVKLTKLSDVQSEYLGIPEAGPFKADHYRY, encoded by the coding sequence aTGTCTGCTCCAGCTCATAACTACAAAATTGCTGATATTTCTTTAGCTGCCTTCGGtagaaaagaaattgaattagCTGAAAATGAAATGCCAGGTTTAATGGCCATCAGAAAGGCTTACGCTGATGTTCAACCATTAAGCGGTGCTAGAATCGCTGGTTGTTTGCACATGACCATCCAAACTGCTGTTTTGATTGAAACTTTGGTCGCTTTAGGTGCTGAAGTTACCTGGAGTTCTTGTAACATTTACTCTACCCAAGACCATGCTGCTGCTGCCATTGCTGCTTCCGGTGTTCCAGTTTTTGCTTGGAAAGGTGAAACTGAAGAAGAATACTTATGGTGTATTGAACAGCAATTATTCGCTTTCAAAGATGACAAGAAATTAAACTTAATCTTAGATGATGGTGGTGATTTAACTTCCTTAGTTCATGAAAAATATCCAGAAATGCTAACCAACTGTTTCGGTTTATCTGAAGAAACTACCACGGGTGTCCACCACTTATACAGAATGATGAAGGAAAACAAATTAAAGGTTCCAGCTATCAACGTTAACGATTCCGTTACCAAGTCTAAATTCGACAACTTATATGGTTGTAGAGAATCTTTAATCGATGGTATTAAGAGAGCCACCGATGTTATGTTAGCCGGTAAGGTTTCCGTTGTTGCTGGTTACGGTGATGTCGGTAAAGGTTGTGCTGCCGCTTTAAGAGGTATGGGTTCCCGTGTTATCGTCACTGAAATCGACCCAATTAACGCTTTACAAGCTGCTATGGAAGGTTATGAAGTCAACACCATGGATGCCGTCGCTTCCATTGGTCAAGTTTTCGTCACCACTACCGGTTGTAGAGATATTATCAACGGTACTCACTTCGAACAAATGCCAGAAGATGCTATCGTTTGTAACATTGGTCATTTCGACATTGAAATCGATGTGGCTTGGTTAAAGGCTAACGCTAAGGAATGTGTTAACATCAAACCACAAGTTGACAGATACTTAATGAACTCTGGTAGACACATCATCTTATTAGCTAACGGTAGATTAGTTAACTTAGGTTGTGCCACTGGTCACTCTTCTTTCGTTATGTCTTGTTCCTTCTCTAACCAAGTATTAGCCCAAATTGCTTTATTCAAGGCTGATGACAAGGCATTCAGACAAAAGTTCGTTGAATTCGAAAAGACTGGTCCATTCGAAGTCGGTGTCCACGTTTTACCAAAGATCTTAGACGAAGCTGTCGCTAAGTTCCACTTAGGTAAATTAGGTGTCAAATTAACTAAATTATCCGATGTTCAATCTGAATATTTAGGTATCCCAGAAGCTGGTCCATTCAAGGCTGACCATTACAGATACTAA